A region from the Verrucomicrobiia bacterium genome encodes:
- the nrfH gene encoding cytochrome c nitrite reductase small subunit, with translation MKASVIQGAILGTAIGAALGVGAFTFIYAKGGSYLTDNPAACANCHVMREHYDAWHHGSHRAVASCNDCHTPHALIPKYYVKAENGFWHSFYFTTGTFDDPIRARDVSLRVTEDNCRRCHSEIVDQIDRHPGHGRELSCIRCHREVGHPNR, from the coding sequence ATGAAGGCCAGCGTGATCCAGGGCGCCATCCTCGGCACGGCCATCGGTGCGGCCCTCGGCGTCGGTGCCTTCACCTTCATCTACGCCAAGGGCGGCTCCTATCTCACCGACAACCCGGCCGCCTGCGCCAATTGCCACGTCATGCGCGAGCATTACGACGCCTGGCACCACGGCAGTCACCGCGCCGTCGCCAGTTGCAACGACTGCCATACCCCCCACGCCCTCATCCCCAAATACTACGTCAAGGCCGAGAACGGCTTCTGGCATTCGTTCTACTTCACCACCGGCACCTTCGATGACCCCATCCGCGCCCGCGACGTCAGCCTGCGCGTCACCGAGGACAACTGCCGCCGCTGCCACTCCGAAATCGTGGACCAGATCGACCGACACCCCGGTCACGGTCGCGAACTCTCCTGCATCCGCTGCCATCGCGAGGTCGGCCATCCCAATCGTTAG
- a CDS encoding ammonia-forming cytochrome c nitrite reductase subunit c552, whose protein sequence is MNTPTPPGPAAPPPRRTLVAFVVTALVAALLAVGGLALLMNILEHKQEARNPFFRVVELTDETEDPAIWGKNFPLHYDDYLRTTDQQRTRYGGSEALPRTPTDADPRSIVAQSRLEEDTRLKRMWAGYAFARDFREDRGHAYMLEDQTFTERQHAVAQPGTCLNCHASVYVPYMRAGDGDLFRGFEALNQMPFAEARQHVQHPVTCIDCHDSQTMELRITRPAFIEGIRAAKAAEGIPDYDVQRHASRQEMRSFVCAQCHVEYYFKGPEKRLVYPWSKGLKVEDMLAYYDEVGHRDWTHAETGAAALKVQHPEFELWSQGIHARSGVACTDCHMPYKRVGALKISDHHVRSPLLNVQKACQTCHHWPEEELLQRAFTIQDRTYKMRNLAMDALMDLIDDLATVRSSGIATNNPAFLAAQDFQRKAKFYVDFIEAENSMGFHAPQEAARILGESIDFSRQGQNALRRLPVGPDTAAAH, encoded by the coding sequence ATGAACACCCCGACCCCCCCCGGCCCCGCCGCCCCACCGCCGCGCCGCACCCTCGTCGCCTTCGTGGTCACCGCCCTCGTCGCCGCCCTCCTCGCCGTCGGCGGCCTCGCCCTGCTCATGAACATCCTCGAGCACAAGCAGGAGGCCCGGAACCCCTTCTTCCGTGTCGTCGAACTCACCGACGAAACCGAGGACCCCGCCATCTGGGGCAAGAATTTTCCCCTCCACTACGACGACTACCTCCGTACCACCGACCAGCAACGCACCCGCTACGGCGGCAGCGAGGCCCTCCCCCGCACCCCCACCGATGCCGACCCCCGCTCCATCGTCGCCCAGTCCCGCCTCGAAGAAGACACCCGCCTCAAACGCATGTGGGCCGGCTACGCCTTCGCCCGCGATTTCCGCGAGGACCGCGGCCATGCCTACATGCTCGAGGACCAGACCTTCACCGAACGCCAGCATGCCGTCGCCCAACCCGGTACCTGCCTCAACTGCCATGCCTCGGTCTATGTCCCCTACATGCGCGCCGGTGACGGCGATCTCTTCCGCGGCTTCGAGGCCCTGAACCAGATGCCCTTCGCCGAGGCCAGACAGCACGTCCAGCATCCGGTCACCTGCATCGACTGCCACGATTCCCAGACGATGGAACTCCGTATCACCCGCCCCGCCTTCATCGAGGGCATCCGCGCCGCCAAGGCCGCCGAGGGCATCCCCGACTACGATGTTCAGCGCCACGCCTCCCGCCAGGAAATGCGCTCCTTCGTCTGCGCCCAATGCCACGTCGAGTACTACTTCAAAGGCCCCGAAAAGCGCCTGGTCTATCCCTGGAGCAAGGGCCTCAAGGTCGAGGACATGCTCGCCTACTACGATGAGGTCGGGCACCGCGACTGGACCCACGCCGAGACCGGCGCCGCCGCCCTCAAGGTCCAGCATCCCGAATTCGAACTCTGGAGCCAGGGCATCCATGCCCGCTCCGGTGTCGCCTGCACCGACTGCCACATGCCCTACAAACGCGTCGGCGCCCTCAAGATCAGCGATCACCACGTCCGCAGCCCCCTCCTCAATGTCCAGAAGGCCTGCCAGACCTGCCACCACTGGCCCGAAGAGGAACTCCTCCAGCGCGCGTTCACCATCCAGGACCGCACCTACAAGATGCGCAACCTCGCCATGGACGCCCTCATGGACCTTATCGATGACCTCGCCACGGTCCGCTCCTCCGGCATCGCCACCAACAACCCCGCCTTCCTCGCCGCCCAGGACTTCCAGCGCAAAGCCAAGTTCTACGTCGATTTCATCGAGGCCGAAAACTCCATGGGCTTCCATGCCCCCCAGGAGGCCGCCCGCATCCTCGGCGAATCCATCGACTTCAGTCGCCAGGGCCAGAACGCCCTGCGCCGCCTCCCCGTCGGCCCCGATACCGCCGCCGCCCACTGA
- a CDS encoding Crp/Fnr family transcriptional regulator, with translation MANVQPELRRVGVTSVLRRCELFVGLSSDEMERVVELTVTKTLDRGEYLFRQGEPSRGFYVVQSGSILVHRVTAAGKEQVIQVFRAGQSFAEATLASESGYPADARATEPTSVLLVRKDGFVELLKQRPELALRMLASMSMHLRALVGQLEDLTRKDVETRLAHWLWRQRPEPDRAEPYTVELRGTKRALAAELGTVSETLSRTLAKLREMEWIEVDGPRITVRNPDGLRGVVARSLGE, from the coding sequence ATGGCGAACGTGCAACCTGAACTGCGGCGGGTGGGGGTGACGAGCGTGCTGCGCCGGTGCGAGTTGTTTGTCGGACTGTCGAGCGACGAGATGGAGCGGGTGGTGGAGCTGACGGTGACGAAGACGCTGGACCGTGGGGAGTATCTGTTCCGGCAGGGCGAACCGTCGCGCGGATTCTATGTGGTGCAGAGCGGGAGCATTCTGGTGCACCGGGTGACGGCGGCGGGGAAGGAGCAGGTGATCCAGGTGTTCCGGGCGGGGCAGTCGTTTGCGGAGGCGACGCTGGCGAGCGAGAGCGGGTATCCGGCGGATGCGCGGGCGACGGAGCCGACGTCGGTATTGCTGGTGCGGAAGGACGGATTTGTGGAGTTGTTGAAGCAGCGTCCGGAACTGGCGTTGCGGATGCTGGCGTCGATGTCGATGCATCTTCGGGCGCTGGTGGGGCAGTTGGAGGATCTGACCCGGAAGGATGTCGAGACGCGGCTGGCGCACTGGCTGTGGCGGCAACGTCCGGAGCCGGACCGGGCAGAGCCGTACACGGTGGAATTGCGGGGAACGAAGCGGGCGCTGGCGGCGGAATTGGGGACGGTGAGCGAGACGCTGTCGCGGACCCTGGCGAAGCTGCGCGAGATGGAATGGATCGAGGTGGACGGGCCGCGGATCACGGTGCGGAACCCGGACGGTCTGCGCGGAGTGGTGGCTCGGTCGCTGGGGGAATGA
- the rapA gene encoding RNA polymerase-associated protein RapA, which translates to MRLLPGQRWMSEAEPELGLGLVVEGDGVQVRVRFPASGEERRYAVGSAPLRRVVFRPGERVTAGEGASWLVAAVEEEGGVLRYRGEGGEEALESALCDAVGYGSPEERLATGRVDPVRIHELRWRALGHQHRRRQSAVRGFVGGRMDLIPHQLSIAAEVTGRERPRVLLADEVGLGKTIEACLILHRMLATGRAARVLVVVPEPLVHQWFVELLRRFNLRFHIFDEERCRAIAAGDPEANPFLDDQWVLCGLPLLLNPGRAAQAGGAGWDLLVVDEAHHLRWGVEGAGPEYLAVERVSRSSECLLLLTATPEQLGLAGHFARLRLLDPDRYPDLKRFEEETRHYGEVASVANRLAGGAKLSPADRRRLHGILGSEPGEIQGRLEALARGDAAAREALVSDLLDRHGTGRVMFRNTRAAMKGFPRRVPCPEPLTVEGETERELERLAWEFEADRVVGERSGAQGKGTGLDLGRDPRIVWLAGFLRNHPEAKVLTLTRTREKVVAIDEALRREVSVPTALFHEDLELVQRDRNAAWFAEPDGARMLVASEIGSEGRNFQFAHHLVLFDLPLDPELVEQRIGRLDRIGQSEDIRIHVPYVRGSAQEVLFRWFHEGLDAFGHNLVAGRELLERFGEEVRDLAQDYHETQSVREGELDDLVERTRKVRKEIEQRLEAGRDRLLELNSFRPAVAERIVEGVRAMDREPTLEAFMLEAWDHYGVPVEDLGPRRYRLGGDGVYSESFPGLPSGGCLVTFDRALALVREDLVFLTWDHPMVTGALDLLLGSPDGNSAWAVWPEAPRRGLWLETVHLVECVAPARWMVDRFLPATPIRLWVDARGGDVTAEAERGLGGARLVDGDGHEDLDSDAVRSVLPSMLAASRALAEGRAGPVREEAVTRMEAELGHEAERLRALAAVNPAVRPEEVEGIEARRAALRGHLLGARLRLDAVRWIWLGAGRGRG; encoded by the coding sequence ATGCGTTTGTTACCGGGACAGCGATGGATGAGCGAAGCGGAGCCCGAGCTGGGGCTTGGGCTGGTGGTGGAGGGCGACGGGGTGCAGGTGAGGGTGCGATTTCCCGCGAGCGGGGAGGAGCGGCGGTATGCGGTGGGATCGGCACCGCTGCGGAGGGTGGTGTTTCGACCGGGCGAACGGGTGACGGCGGGGGAGGGGGCGAGCTGGCTGGTGGCGGCGGTGGAGGAGGAGGGCGGGGTGTTGCGATACCGGGGTGAGGGAGGGGAGGAGGCCCTGGAGAGCGCGTTGTGCGATGCCGTGGGGTACGGGTCTCCGGAGGAGCGGCTGGCGACGGGCCGGGTGGATCCGGTACGGATCCATGAGCTGCGGTGGCGGGCGCTGGGGCATCAGCACCGGCGGCGGCAGTCGGCAGTGCGGGGGTTCGTGGGGGGGCGGATGGATCTGATCCCGCACCAGTTGTCGATTGCGGCGGAGGTGACGGGGCGGGAGCGGCCGCGGGTGTTGCTGGCGGACGAGGTGGGATTGGGGAAGACGATCGAGGCGTGCCTGATTCTGCACCGGATGCTGGCGACAGGGCGGGCGGCGCGGGTGCTGGTGGTGGTGCCGGAGCCGCTGGTGCACCAGTGGTTTGTGGAGCTGCTGCGACGGTTCAACCTGCGGTTCCACATTTTCGATGAGGAGCGGTGCCGGGCGATCGCGGCGGGGGATCCGGAGGCGAACCCGTTCCTCGACGACCAGTGGGTATTGTGCGGGCTGCCGTTGCTTTTGAATCCGGGCCGGGCGGCGCAGGCGGGCGGGGCGGGCTGGGACTTGCTGGTGGTGGACGAGGCGCATCACCTGCGTTGGGGTGTGGAGGGGGCGGGCCCGGAGTATCTGGCGGTGGAACGGGTGAGCCGGAGTTCGGAATGCCTGCTGCTGCTGACGGCGACGCCGGAGCAACTGGGATTGGCGGGGCATTTTGCGCGGCTGCGGCTTCTGGATCCGGACCGGTATCCGGACTTGAAACGATTCGAGGAGGAGACGCGGCACTACGGGGAGGTGGCGTCGGTGGCGAACCGGCTGGCAGGGGGGGCGAAGCTGTCGCCGGCAGACCGGCGGCGGTTGCATGGGATTCTGGGATCGGAGCCCGGGGAGATCCAGGGGCGGCTGGAGGCGCTGGCCCGGGGTGATGCGGCGGCGCGGGAGGCGTTGGTGTCGGATCTGCTGGACCGGCACGGGACGGGGCGGGTGATGTTCCGGAACACGCGGGCGGCGATGAAGGGATTTCCGCGGCGGGTGCCGTGTCCGGAGCCCCTGACGGTGGAGGGGGAGACGGAGCGTGAGCTGGAGAGGCTGGCCTGGGAGTTCGAGGCGGACCGGGTGGTGGGGGAGCGGTCCGGGGCGCAGGGGAAGGGGACGGGGCTGGATCTGGGGCGGGATCCGCGGATTGTGTGGCTGGCGGGATTCCTGCGGAACCATCCGGAGGCGAAGGTCCTGACGCTGACACGGACGCGGGAGAAGGTGGTGGCGATCGACGAGGCGCTGCGGCGGGAGGTGTCGGTGCCGACGGCGTTGTTCCATGAGGATCTGGAGCTGGTGCAGCGGGATCGGAATGCGGCGTGGTTTGCGGAGCCGGACGGGGCCCGGATGCTGGTGGCGTCGGAGATCGGGAGCGAGGGGCGGAACTTCCAGTTTGCGCATCATCTGGTGTTGTTCGATCTGCCGCTGGATCCGGAGCTGGTGGAGCAGCGGATCGGGCGGCTGGACCGGATTGGGCAGAGCGAGGACATCCGGATCCACGTGCCGTATGTGAGGGGGAGCGCGCAGGAGGTGTTGTTCCGGTGGTTCCATGAGGGGCTGGATGCGTTCGGGCACAATCTGGTGGCGGGGCGGGAGTTGCTGGAGCGGTTTGGGGAGGAGGTGCGGGATCTGGCGCAGGACTATCACGAGACGCAGTCGGTGCGGGAGGGGGAATTGGACGATCTGGTGGAGCGGACGCGGAAGGTCCGGAAGGAGATCGAGCAGCGGCTGGAGGCGGGGCGGGACCGGTTGCTGGAGCTGAACTCGTTCCGGCCGGCGGTGGCGGAGCGGATTGTGGAGGGGGTTCGGGCGATGGATCGCGAGCCGACGCTGGAGGCGTTCATGCTGGAGGCGTGGGATCACTACGGGGTGCCGGTGGAGGATCTGGGGCCGAGGCGGTACCGGCTTGGGGGGGACGGGGTGTATTCGGAGTCCTTTCCGGGGCTGCCGTCCGGGGGATGTCTGGTGACGTTCGACCGGGCGCTGGCCCTGGTGCGGGAGGATCTGGTGTTTCTGACGTGGGATCATCCGATGGTGACCGGGGCGTTGGATCTGCTGCTGGGGTCTCCGGATGGGAACAGCGCCTGGGCGGTGTGGCCGGAGGCGCCGCGGCGCGGGCTGTGGCTGGAGACGGTGCATCTGGTGGAATGCGTGGCACCGGCGCGATGGATGGTGGACCGGTTCCTTCCGGCGACGCCGATCCGGCTGTGGGTGGATGCGCGCGGGGGTGACGTGACGGCGGAGGCGGAACGGGGATTGGGGGGGGCGCGGCTGGTGGACGGGGATGGGCACGAGGATCTGGACAGCGATGCGGTGCGGTCGGTGTTGCCGTCGATGCTGGCGGCGAGCCGGGCGTTGGCGGAGGGGCGGGCGGGTCCGGTGCGCGAGGAGGCGGTCACGCGCATGGAGGCGGAACTGGGCCACGAGGCGGAGCGGTTGCGGGCGCTGGCGGCGGTGAACCCGGCGGTCCGGCCGGAAGAGGTGGAAGGGATTGAGGCACGGCGTGCGGCGTTGCGGGGGCATCTGCTGGGGGCACGGCTGCGACTGGACGCGGTGCGATGGATCTGGCTCGGCGCGGGGCGGGGGCGGGGATAG
- a CDS encoding sigma-70 family RNA polymerase sigma factor yields MIDGHDQDVALMLRVQRGDRAAFESLVGKYRQPILGFVLRTLRDPDEAEDIAQQVFVQVWKAAARYRVASRFATWLFTIARNLCLNELRRRGRHPTESLDAPGPAGDAPPERTFEDTRSPGVIGEVLLSELDAKIEEALRDLPESQRSALLLLREQELAYEDIARILGVSVSATKSLIHRARETLKLRLKAYLRTGEWNAAAAGTPETTFPRARF; encoded by the coding sequence ATGATCGACGGTCACGACCAGGATGTCGCCCTGATGCTGCGCGTTCAGCGCGGCGACCGCGCCGCCTTCGAGTCCCTCGTCGGGAAGTACCGCCAGCCCATCCTCGGCTTCGTGCTCCGCACCCTCCGCGATCCCGATGAAGCCGAAGACATCGCCCAGCAGGTCTTCGTCCAGGTCTGGAAGGCCGCCGCCCGTTACCGCGTCGCCTCCCGCTTCGCCACCTGGCTCTTCACCATCGCCCGCAACCTCTGCCTCAACGAACTCCGCCGCCGCGGCCGGCACCCCACGGAATCCCTCGACGCCCCCGGCCCCGCCGGCGATGCCCCGCCGGAACGAACCTTCGAGGATACCCGCAGCCCCGGCGTGATCGGTGAAGTGCTCCTCTCCGAACTCGATGCGAAGATCGAAGAAGCTCTCCGCGACCTGCCCGAGTCCCAACGCTCCGCCCTCCTCCTCCTCCGCGAACAGGAACTCGCCTACGAGGACATCGCCCGCATCCTCGGCGTCTCCGTCTCGGCCACCAAGTCCCTCATCCATCGCGCCCGCGAAACCCTCAAGCTCCGCCTCAAAGCCTACCTCCGCACCGGCGAATGGAATGCCGCCGCCGCCGGCACCCCGGAAACAACTTTTCCCCGTGCCCGGTTTTGA